A stretch of the Macaca thibetana thibetana isolate TM-01 chromosome X, ASM2454274v1, whole genome shotgun sequence genome encodes the following:
- the AMER1 gene encoding APC membrane recruitment protein 1, with amino-acid sequence METQKDEAAQAKGAAASGSTHEQTTEKGAKNKAAKAIEGPTSEPSSSGPGRLKKTAMKLFGGKKGICTLPSFFGGGRSKGSGKGSSKKGLSKSKTHDGLSEAAHGPEDVVSEGTGFSLPLPELPCRFPSSQSAHGALETGSRCKTSVAGATEKAVAEKVPSMPKPKKGLKGFFSSIRRHRKSKVTGAEQSEPGAKGPERVKARPHEHVSSAPRVPCPEETFQAPRKENANPQDAPGPKVSPTPEPSPPTTETMACKDPEKPMEVCASAHVQPKPAPESSSLEEPHSPETGEKVVAGEVNPPNGPVGDQLSLLFGDVTSLKSFDSLTGCGDIIAEQDMDSMTDSMASGGQRANRDGTKRSSCLVTYQGGGEEMALPDDDEEEEEEEEVELEEEEEEVKEEEEDDDLEYLWATAQMYPRPNMNLGYHPTTSPGHHGYMLLDPVRSYPGLAPGELLTPQSDQQESAPNSDEGYYDSTTPGFEDDSGEALGLVHRDCLPRDSYSGDALYEFYEPDDSLENSPPGDDCLYDLHGRTSEMFDPFLNFEPFSSSRPPGAMETEEERLVTIQKQLLYWELRREQLEAQEARAQEAHAREAHTREAYTRESHGREAYAREVHTWEARGREARTRETQAREARSRETQVREAQARQEKPVLEYQMRPLGPSVMGLAAGLSGTSQISHRGITSAFPTTASSEPDWRDFRPLEKRYEGTCSKKDQSTCLMQLFQSDAMFEPDMQEANFGGSPRRAYPTYSPPEDPEEEEVEKEGNATVSFSQALVEFTSNGNLFSSMSCSSDSDSSFTQNLPELPPMVTFDIADVERDGEGKCEENPEFHNDEDLAASLEAFELGYYHKHAFNNYHSRFYQGLPWGVSSLPRYLGLPGLHPRPPPAAMALNRRSRSLDTAETLEMELSNSHLAQGYLESDELQAQQEDSDEEDEEEEEGEWSRDSPLSLYTEPPGAYDWPAWAPCPIPVGPSPAWVSPNQLDRPSSQSPYEQATCCIPPMTTSMSLSVPESRAPGESRPQLARPSHLYLPMGPCYNLQPQASQSVRARPRDVLLPVDEPSCSSSSGGFSPSPLPQAKPVGITHGIPQLPRVQPEHPQPQPTHYGPSSLDLSKERSEQGASLATSYSSTAVNGNLAK; translated from the coding sequence ATGGAGACCCAAAAGGATGAAGCTGCTCAGGCCAAGGGAGCTGCAGCCTCTGGGAGTACCCATGAACAAACGACAGAAAAAGGAGCCAAGAACAAGGCAGCTAAGGCGATAGAAGGACCAACATCAGAGCCATCCTCATCCGGCCCAGGTAGGCTGAAGAAAACTGCCATGAAACTCTTTGGTGGCAAGAAGGGTATCTGTACTCTGCCTAGTTTCTTTGGAGGGGGACGGAGCAAAGGTTCTGGGAAAGGCAGCTCCAAGAAAGGTCTCAGCAAGAGCAAGACCCACGATGGCCTGAGTGAAGCAGCCCATGGCCCTGAAGATGTTGTCAGTGAAGGAACTGGCTTCTCCCTGCCTTTGCCTGAATTACCCTGCCGATTTCCCAGCTCTCAGAGCGCCCATGGGGCTTTGGAGACAGGCTCCAGATGTAAGACGTCTGTGGCTGGAGCCACAGAGAAAGCTGTGGCTGAGAAGGTTCCATCTATGCCCAAGCCAAAGAAAGGCCTAAAAGGCTTTTTTAGCAGTATCCGCCGTCACCGGAAGAGCAAGGTCACTGGGGCTGAGCAAAGTGAGCCAGGGGCCAAGGGGCCTGAGAGGGTCAAAGCCAGGCCTCATGAGCACGTGAGCTCAGCCCCTCGGGTGCCCTGCCCTGAGGAGACCTTCCAAGCCCCTAGAAAGGAAAATGCTAACCCCCAAGATGCCCCTGGGCCAAAAGTTTCTCCAACACCAGAGCCTTCTCCACCAACTACTGAGACAATGGCCTGTAAAGATCCAGAAAAACCCATGGAGGTCTGTGCCTCAGCACATGTGCAACCCAAACCTGCCCCTGAATCCAGTAGCCTAGAGGAACCCCATAGCCCAGAAACAGGGGAGAAGGTAGTAGCAGGAGAGGTAAACCCACCCAATGGCCCTGTGGGGGACCAGCTGAGCCTCTTGTTTGGGGATGTGACATCCCTGAAAAGCTTTGACTCATTGACAGGTTGTGGTGACATTATAGCAGAACAGGACATGGACAGTATGACAGACAGCATGGCCTCTGGGGGCCAGAGAGCAAACCGAGATGGGACCAAGCGAAGTTCCTGCCTGGTGACCTaccagggaggtggggaggagatgGCCTTGCCAGATGATgacgaggaggaggaagaggaagaagaggtagaattagaggaggaagaagaggaggttaaggaggaggaagaagatgatGACTTAGAGTATCTGTGGGCAACTGCTCAGATGTATCCAAGGCCCAATATGAACCTGGGCTACCATCCCACCACATCCCCAGGCCACCACGGCTACATGCTCCTTGACCCAGTTAGGTCTTATCCTGGCCTAGCCCCTGGGGAACTTTTGACTCCTCAGAGTGACCAGCAAGAATCCGCCCCCAATAGTGATGAAGGTTATTATgactccaccacacctggatttGAGGATGATTCAGGTGAGGCCCTGGGGCTTGTCCACAGGGATTGTCTACCCCGAGACAGTTACAGTGGAGATGCCCTATATGAGTTCTATGAGCCAGATGACAGCCTTGAGAACTCTCCACCTGGAGATGACTGCCTTTATGACCTCCATGGTCGAACCTCTGAGATGTTTGACCCCTTCTTAAACTTTGAGCCCTTTTCTTCCTCCCGGCCACCTGGGGCAATGGAGACAGAGGAAGAACGGCTAGTGACCATCCAGAAACAGTTGTTGTATTGGGAGCTTCGGCGGGAGCAGCTTGAGGCCCAGGAGGCACGTGCCCAAGAAGCTCATGCCAGGGAGGCCCACACCAGGGAGGCCTATACTCGAGAGTCTCATGGCAGGGAAGCCTATGCCAGGGAGGTCCACACTTGGGAAGCTCGTGGCAGGGAGGCCAGAACCCGAGAAACCCAGGCCCGAGAGGCTCGTTCTAGAGAGACTCAAGTCCGAGAGGCCCAGGCCCGGCAGGAGAAGCCCGTCTTAGAGTATCAGATGAGGCCCTTAGGCCCATCAGTGATGGGCCTGGCAGCAGGGCTATCAGGGACCTCTCAGATTTCCCACCGGGGAATTACCTCAGCTTTTCCCACCACTGCGAGCAGCGAGCCAGACTGGAGGGACTTCCGTCCTCTTGAGAAGCGTTATGAAGGAACCTGCTCCAAGAAAGATCAAAGTACCTGCCTAATGCAGCTCTTCCAGAGTGATGCCATGTTTGAGCCAGATATGCAAGAAGCAAATTTTGGAGGATCTCCCAGGAGGGCCTACCCTACTTATTCACCCCCTGAAGATccagaggaagaggaggttgaGAAGGAAGGGAATGCCACTGTGAGTTTCTCACAGGCCCTGGTagagttcaccagcaatggaaacCTCTTTTCCAGCATGTCCTGCAGCTCTGACTCTGACTCATCTTTCACTCAAAACCTCCCTGAGCTGCCTCCCATGGTGACCTTTGACATCGCTGATGTGGAACGGGATGGGGAAGGCAAGTGTGAAGAGAATCCTGAGTTCCACAATGATGAAGATCTTGCAGCCTCCTTGGAAGCCTTTGAGCTGGGCTACTATCACAAACATGCCTTCAACAACTACCATAGTCGATTCTACCAAGGCCTGCCCTGGGGTGTGAGCAGCCTGCCACGATACTTGGGACTGCCTGGCCTGCACCCTCGACCTCCACCTGCTGCTATGGCCCTCAACAGGAGAAGCCGCTCTCTTGACACTGCAGAGACCCTGGAGATGGAGCTCTCCAATTCCCACTTGGCCCAGGGCTACCTGGAGTCTGATGAGCTGCAGGCCCAGCAGGAAGATTcagatgaagaagatgaagaggaggaagaaggggaatgGAGCCGAGACAGTCCCCTTTCCCTCTATACTGAACCCCCAGGGGCCTATGATTGGCCTGCTTGGGCTCCCTGCCCTATTCCAGTGGGGCCAAGTCCTGCCTGGGTAAGCCCTAACCAGTTGGACAGACCTTCCAGCCAGTCTCCATATGAGCAGGCAACCTGTTGCATACCTCCTATGACCACGTCAATGTCACTATCAGTGCCAGAGTCAAGGGCACCTGGGGAATCCAGGCCTCAGCTAGCTCGTCCCTCACACCTATACCTGCCCATGGGCCCTTGCTATAACCTCCAGCCacaggcctcccagagtgtgaGGGCCAGGCCTCGAGATGTGCTGCTGCCTGTTGATGAGCCCAGTTGCTcttccagttctggaggcttcAGCCCCAGCCCTCTACCACAGGCCAAGCCTGTGGGCATCACCCATGGCATTCCTCAGCTGCCCAGGGTCCAGCCTGAgcacccccagcctcagcccactCACTATGGACCTTCCAGCCTTGACCTGTCAAAGGAGAGGTCCGAGCAAGGTGCCTCTCTTGCCACCAGCTACTCCTCCACTGCCGTGAATGGAAACCTAGCCAAGTAG